A genomic segment from Glycine soja cultivar W05 chromosome 18, ASM419377v2, whole genome shotgun sequence encodes:
- the LOC114396481 gene encoding scarecrow-like protein 9, whose amino-acid sequence MQRLMIMDPRLLGFSGSPNEIQLGNQRFENGFFDQSREFGYLQSNLLPTDTPSSSSVWTHEEPSPEDCEFSDGILSYISQILMEEDMEDKTCMLQDSLDLQIAERSFYEVIGEKYPSSPLGHPSSVDPDDGGGVDNFSENYGTCSYNDGDLSSIFTNNSLRRNLGELPNQNFRGNSISRSSYSSPNSVISSVEGPVDSPSSILQVPDLNSETQSILQFQKGVEEASKFLPSGNGLFANLGVANFSKLEPRVGSDELPVKVEKDEGESFPAGSKIRKHHHREEGGVEENRSSKQAAIFSEPTLRSSMIDIILLHSLGDGKKHFMARREALQTKNEKIVVSNGKSKASNGGKGRSKKQNGKKEVVDLRTLLVLCAQAVAADDYKGANELLKQIRQHSNPFGDGNQRLAHIFADGLEARLSGTGSQIYKGLVSKRTSAADFLKAYHLYLAACPFRKMTAFISNVTIRKSSANSARLHIIDFGILYGFQWPTLIQRLSLAGGAPKLRITGIDSPQPGFRPAERIVETGRRLAAYAESFKVEFEYNAIAKKWETIQLEELKIDRDEYLVVTCFYRGKNVLDESVVVDSPRNKFLSLIRKINPNIFIHGITNGAFNAPFFVTRFREALFHYSSLFDMLEAIVSREEWERMLIEKEIFGREALNVIACEGCERVERPETYRQWQARILRAGFLQQPFEREIVKRAIEKVTTSYHKDFVIDEDSQWLLQGWKGRIIYALSCWKPA is encoded by the coding sequence atgcaaaGATTGATGATAATGGATCCTCGTCTTCTTGGGTTTAGTGGTTCCCCTAATGAAATCCAGTTGGGAAATCAGAGATTTGAAAATGGTTTCTTTGATCAAAGTAGGGAATTTGGTTACCTTCAGTCCAATCTACTACCAACTGACACACCTTCTTCATCCTCGGTTTGGACTCATGAGGAACCTTCTCCGGAGGATTGTGAATTTTCTGATGGAATTTTGAGTTACATCAGTCAGATCCTTATGGAAGAAGACATGGAAGATAAGACATGCATGTTACAAGATTCATTGGATCTTCAAATTGCTGAGAGATCATTCTATGAGGTAATTGGTGAAAAGTACCCTTCTTCGCCTTTAGGGCATCCAAGTTCTGTTGATCCAGATGATGGGGGTGGGGTGGATAATTTCTCTGAAAATTATGGTACTTGTTCTTACAATGATGGTGACCTCAGTAGCATTTTTACTAACAATTCTTTGCGCCGAAATTTGGGGGAACTTCCTAACCAGAATTTTCGAGGCAATAGCATTTCCCGGTCATCTTATAGCTCTCCAAATAGTGTCATAAGTAGTGTGGAAGGGCCTGTAGACTCTCCAAGCAGTATTCTCCAGGTTCCTGATCTGAACAGTGAGACTCAATCCATTTTGCAATTTCAGAAGGGTGTTGAGGAGGCTAGCAAGTTTCTTCCAAGTGGAAATGGACTCTTTGCTAATTTGGGTGTGGCTAATTTTTCAAAACTAGAGCCTAGAGTGGGGAGTGATGAATTGCCTGTTAAGGTGGAGAAGGACGAGGGTGAGTCTTTTCCTGCTGGATCCAAAATAAGGAAGCATCATCACAGGGAAGAGGGGGGTGTTGAAGAAAATAGAAGCAGCAAGCAAGCCGCAATTTTCTCTGAACCTACATTGCGATCATCCATGATTGATATAATCCTGCTTCATAGTTTAGGGGATGGCAAGAAGCATTTTATGGCCCGCCGTGAGGCCTTGCAAACCAAGAATGAGAAGATAGTGGTGTCAAATGGTAAATCAAAGGCTTCCAATGGTGGCAAGGGGcgtagtaagaaacaaaatgggAAAAAGGAGGTGGTAGATTTGAGAACACTTTTGGTTCTTTGTGCTCAGGCTGTTGCTGCAGATGACTATAAAGGTGCAAACGAGTTGCTAAAGCAGATCAGGCAGCACTCAAACCCTTTTGGGGATGGGAATCAGAGGTTGGCTCATATCTTTGCTGATGGCCTTGAAGCGCGCTTGTCTGGTACTGGTAGCCAAATTTATAAAGGACTTGTTAGCAAAAGAACATCGGCTGCTGATTTTCTGAAGGCCTATCATCTATATCTTGCTGCTTGCCCTTTTAGGAAGATGACTGCTTTTATCTCTAATGTTACAATAAGGAAATCTTCAGCAAATTCAGCAAGACTCCATATTATAGATTTTGGTATCCTTTATGGTTTCCAGTGGCCTACTTTAATTCAGAGACTTTCATTAGCAGGAGGAGCACCTAAACTCCGGATTACTGGAATAGACTCCCCACAACCTGGTTTCAGGCCTGCTGAGAGAATTGTAGAAACTGGACGCCGCTTGGCGGCATATGCTGAATCATTTAAGGTGGAATTTGAGTACAATGCTATAGCTAAAAAATGGGAAACAATTCAACTTGAGGAACTCAAGATTGATAGGGACGAGTACCTCGTTGTTACCTGTTTTTATCGTGGTAAAAATGTGCTGGATGAATCTGTGGTTGTGGACAGTCCAAGGAATAAATTCCTCAGTTTGATAAGGAAGATCAACCCGAATATATTCATTCATGGCATTACTAACGGGGCCTTCAATGCGCCTTTTTTTGTTACTCGATTCAGGGAGGCACTGTTTCACTACTCTTCACTCTTTGACATGCTTGAAGCCATTGTTTCTCGCGAGGAATGGGAGAGGATGCTCATTGAGAAAGAAATATTTGGTAGGGAAGCATTGAATGTCATAGCATGTGAAGGCTGTGAGAGAGTAGAGAGGCCAGAGACATATAGGCAGTGGCAAGCCCGAATTCTAAGGGCTGGATTTTTGCAACAACCTTTTGAGCGTGAGATAGTAAAGAGGGCAATAGAGAAAGTAACAACTAGCTACCACAAGGATTTTGTAATTGATGAAGATAGCCAATGGTTGTTGCAAGGTTGGAAGGGGCGAATCATTTATGCCCTTTCTTGTTGGAAACCTGCATGA